The region GCGGTTTAAGTCGAATTTTATATGTATTCGATAGGGTCTCACTCAAGGCGGGAAGAAAACGACACCGCCAAACAAACAGTGAGGCAGTCAATATGAACACGAAAATCAAGCCGCAGGCGGTATCGAACTTCCGTGACCAGCAGGACCAGGGCATCCGTGATCTTTACATGGAATCCCTTCATCTTGTTGAACGTCTCCACCGCCGTCTTCTCGACGTCATCAAGGACGAATTCGACCGTCAGGGCCGCAGCGATGTCAACGCCATCCAGGCGCTGCTCCTTTTCAACATCGGCAATTCCGAGCTGACCGCCGGCGAGCTGCGCTCGCGGGGCTACTATCTCGGCTCCAACGTTTCCTACAACGTCAAGAAGCTGGTCGATCTCGGCTTCATCAACCACCAGCGCTCGCGCATCGACCGCCGATCGGTCCGCATCAGCCTGACCGAAACGGGCCAGGACATTGCCGAAACGGTTGCCAAACTCTACGAACGCCACATCACCTCGATCGACAAGGTCGGCGGCATCGGCACCGACGAGTTCACCCAGATGAACAAGCTGCTCCAGCGTCTTGACCGCTTCTGGAACGATAGCATCATGTATCGCCTCTAAGACCCTGGACCTCCATCAGGGTTGCAGAAAACCGGACGTGTCCCTGCGCGTCCGGTTTTGCCGTTGGCGCTGCGTGGCATCTTTGCAACGCAAGGGAGGCAAGCATTATCTCCCGTATCCAAGCCGTTTTTTAGCCGTTATTAACCGCCACGGTTTAGCCCGTCATATGGTTCGTTGTGTCGTGTTTCCGCTAGCCGGGTCGTCGGTCTTTCGGCCGGCAACACGAATTGGCCATATTGGTGTGGCAGCGGAAGGCTTAACAACCGGCGCTTTCAATGGACCGATCGAAATTGTCAGGCTGTCGCATCGCAAACTTGTGATGGGGCAAGCGGAAAGTTTTGATGTGCCGGGACAACAAATGCACAGAGATCTGCGTTAAGGCGCAGGGATATCGCAAAGAGCCGCGGCTTCTCTTTATCGCCGCATTCAGTGGTTGGGACTATGTCGAAGAAAAACGGAAATGAAGCTCTCTCGCGCCGCGCTTTCCTTGCGTCCGCGGCAACGGTTGGCGTAAGCGCGATTGCCGCGCCGGCCTTCGCGCAATCGGCGATCGATACGCTGATCAACGCGCCGCGCCGCGGCAACTGGGACGACCAGTTTGACGCCAAGGCGGCTTCGCGCACGGCAAGCGCCGTCGTTTCCAACACGCCGATCCTTGGTCCCCAATCGCTCGCCAGCGCCCAGCAGGCGGTCATGCAGTATCAGCAGATCGCGGCCGCCGGCGGCTGGCCGGAGGTCAATCCCGGTGACCAGAAGCTGCAGCTCGGCGTCAGCCATCCCGCAGTCCAGGCGCTGCGCCAGCGTCTGGCGATCACCGGCGACCTGCCGCGCGAGGCCGGCATGTCGAGTGCCTTCGACTCCTATGTCGACGGCGCCGTCAAGCGCTTCCAGGCCCGCCACGGCCTGCCGTCCGATGGTGTGCTCGGCGAATTCACGCTGAAGGCGATGAACATCCCCGCCGATGTCCGCCTACAGCAGTTGAACACCAACATCATCCGCTTGCAGACGTTCCCCGAGGATCTCGGCCGTCGCCACGTGATGGTCAACATCCCCGCCGCCTATGTCGAGGCTGTCGAGGATGGCACTGTCGCGACGCGCCACACCGCGGTTGTCGGCCGTCTCAGCCGTCCGACACATCTCGTCAATTCGAAGATCTACGAGGTCATCCTCAACCCCTACTGGACCTCGCCGCGCTCGATCGTCGAGAAGGACATCATGCCGCTGATGCGCAAGGATCCGACCTATCTCGAAAAGAACGCCATCCGCCTGATCGACGGCAAGGGCAACGAAGTCGCCCCCGAGACCATCGACTGGAACGGCGAGGCGCCGAACCTGATGTTCCGCCAGGACCCCGGCAAGACCAACGCCATGGCCTCGACGAAGATCAATTTCTACAACAAAAACGGCGAGTATATGCACGACACGCCGCAGCAGGGCCTGTTCAACAAGCTGATGCGCTTCGAATCCTCGGGTTGTGTCCGCGTCCAGAACGTGCGCGACTTGTCGAACTGGCTGCTGCGCGAGACCCCCGGCTGGAACCGCCAGCAGATGGAGCAGGTAATCGCAACCGGCGTCAACACGCCGGTCAAACTCGCCACGGAAGTTCCGGTCTATTTCGTCTATATCTCCGCCTGGGGCATGCCGGACGGCATCGTCCAGTTCCGCGACGACATCTATCAGATGGACGGCAATGCCGAACTGGCGCTCGATACCACGGCCGGCATGGAACAGCCGGCCCAGTAAACGCCGGCCTCTGCATCGTATCTTCAAACCGCGCCCTCCCGGCGCGGTTTTTTTTATGCCGGGGGAAGGTGACCGCCGGTTCTTAGTTTTGCGCTGTCGCAAAATGACGGGAGCGCGCGCTTTGCTCAGCAAAT is a window of Rhizobium sp. N324 DNA encoding:
- the ldtR gene encoding transcriptional regulator LdtR — translated: MNTKIKPQAVSNFRDQQDQGIRDLYMESLHLVERLHRRLLDVIKDEFDRQGRSDVNAIQALLLFNIGNSELTAGELRSRGYYLGSNVSYNVKKLVDLGFINHQRSRIDRRSVRISLTETGQDIAETVAKLYERHITSIDKVGGIGTDEFTQMNKLLQRLDRFWNDSIMYRL
- a CDS encoding L,D-transpeptidase family protein — translated: MSKKNGNEALSRRAFLASAATVGVSAIAAPAFAQSAIDTLINAPRRGNWDDQFDAKAASRTASAVVSNTPILGPQSLASAQQAVMQYQQIAAAGGWPEVNPGDQKLQLGVSHPAVQALRQRLAITGDLPREAGMSSAFDSYVDGAVKRFQARHGLPSDGVLGEFTLKAMNIPADVRLQQLNTNIIRLQTFPEDLGRRHVMVNIPAAYVEAVEDGTVATRHTAVVGRLSRPTHLVNSKIYEVILNPYWTSPRSIVEKDIMPLMRKDPTYLEKNAIRLIDGKGNEVAPETIDWNGEAPNLMFRQDPGKTNAMASTKINFYNKNGEYMHDTPQQGLFNKLMRFESSGCVRVQNVRDLSNWLLRETPGWNRQQMEQVIATGVNTPVKLATEVPVYFVYISAWGMPDGIVQFRDDIYQMDGNAELALDTTAGMEQPAQ